Proteins encoded by one window of Engraulis encrasicolus isolate BLACKSEA-1 chromosome 21, IST_EnEncr_1.0, whole genome shotgun sequence:
- the LOC134437713 gene encoding lymphocyte antigen 6C1-like has translation MSVKSSSLAMLVLASMLVTADALQCYVCSDKECSASSPKTCSAKEDRCVTRVLESGAVLKSCGTKAFCDVKIPGSKTQCCVEDLCNDTRRAGKMASVFVLP, from the exons ATGTCTGTGAAGAGCTCATCACTCGCCATGCTAGTCCTAGCCAGCATGCTGGTCACTGCAG ATGCCCTGCAGTGTTACGTCTGTAGTGATAAAGAGTGCTCTGCTTCATCACCAAAGACCTGCTCTGCAAAAGAGGATCGCTGTGTTACAAGAG TGCTCGAGTCTGGTGCTGTGCTGAAGTCGTGTGGCACGAAGGCTTTCTGTGACGTTAAGATACCTGGATCAAAAACCCAGTGCTGTGTGGAGGATCTGTGTAACGACACCAGGAGGGCGGGGAAGATGGCCTCCGTCTTTGTGCTGCCCTGA
- the LOC134437712 gene encoding CD59 glycoprotein-like produces MSSLFAVMAGKISLIVLLLATMMATADSLRCYLGANGQYDKTTCVAPYDTCIKAVREGKSVVKSCTVKSVCDVELPGTKHYCCDTDLCNGAGTVGKNLLLLLVPLASIFVLS; encoded by the exons ATGTCCTCACTGTTTGCTGTGATGGCTGGAAAGATCTCACTCATCGTGCTCCTTCTCGCCACCATGATGGCTACTGCAG ATTCCCTTCGCTGCTACCTTGGTGCTAATGGACAGTATGATAAAACAACCTGCGTAGCTCCTTACGATACCTGTATTAAAGCAG TAAGGGAGGGGAAGTCTGTAGTGAAGTCTTGTACCGTGAAATCTGTGTGTGATGTTGAATTACCTGGTACAAAGCACTACTGCTGTGACACGGACCTGTGTAACGGTGCTGGGACGGTTGGGAAgaacctgctgctcctgctggtgcCCCTGGCCTCCATCTTCGTGCTGTCCTGA